Proteins from a genomic interval of Desulfovibrio piger:
- a CDS encoding zincin-like metallopeptidase domain-containing protein yields MSPAKERKNRFQVSREVQEEFVNGIAETMLSLAEKAGKWQQGWTSDTPVGMPFCPVTGREYSGANMVRLLLASIARGYADDRWMTFRQLQTLQEAHPELKMNIRKGEHGVKVLRPEEVAYIVEEDGSWKFLGREELRRLEELKTQGAVVPDVERKTLFYPFTVFNAAQIEGFPAKEQSSHTMTEIERNELVERFIASSGVIVKHYGGDPLFSHKTNEVSLPYPDRFSGTDEYYAAKLHEFFHATGHESRENRQQKKVQTLKGYAFEEMRAEMFSMLAGAHLRLPMPETNSAAYIAHWNKTFSGGDAKAVFQAASEAARILTMLHQFEVGEQPAARWFPKSESWPELIELQMQRDVASGVFVHEKEDSGTQIFERPLQRREPVEPLSLDEAAVAFKRTDNPVSRARIILQSPDFLDLALREDPHSMLDLARLCDRMAHVLHMEADEKMRTAPGTLENPEPLQEQRAAAAQRMRL; encoded by the coding sequence GTGAGCCCTGCAAAAGAAAGGAAAAATCGCTTTCAGGTCAGCCGTGAAGTTCAGGAGGAGTTCGTCAACGGCATTGCCGAAACCATGCTCTCGCTGGCGGAAAAGGCCGGTAAATGGCAGCAGGGGTGGACTTCCGACACGCCTGTGGGGATGCCCTTCTGTCCTGTGACCGGCAGGGAATACAGCGGTGCAAATATGGTGCGTCTGCTGCTGGCCAGTATTGCCAGAGGCTATGCCGATGACCGCTGGATGACCTTCAGACAGCTCCAGACCCTTCAGGAAGCTCATCCCGAATTGAAGATGAATATTCGCAAGGGAGAGCATGGTGTCAAGGTGCTGCGCCCTGAAGAGGTTGCCTACATCGTAGAGGAAGACGGGAGCTGGAAATTTCTTGGCCGGGAAGAACTTCGCCGTCTTGAGGAACTCAAGACGCAGGGGGCTGTGGTGCCCGACGTGGAGCGCAAGACGCTTTTCTATCCCTTCACGGTGTTCAATGCCGCCCAGATCGAAGGCTTTCCCGCCAAGGAACAGTCCTCGCATACTATGACGGAAATCGAACGGAATGAGTTGGTGGAACGCTTCATCGCCAGTTCCGGCGTTATCGTCAAACACTACGGTGGCGATCCTCTTTTCAGCCACAAGACAAATGAAGTGTCTCTGCCCTATCCTGACCGATTCAGCGGTACGGATGAATACTATGCTGCCAAGCTGCATGAATTCTTTCATGCAACCGGACACGAAAGCCGGGAGAACCGGCAGCAGAAAAAGGTGCAGACGCTCAAGGGCTATGCCTTCGAGGAGATGCGGGCTGAAATGTTTTCCATGCTGGCAGGCGCGCATCTCCGACTGCCCATGCCTGAGACCAATTCCGCGGCCTACATCGCACACTGGAACAAAACCTTTTCCGGCGGCGATGCCAAAGCTGTTTTTCAGGCGGCATCGGAAGCTGCCCGCATCCTGACCATGCTGCATCAGTTTGAAGTGGGCGAGCAGCCCGCAGCCCGGTGGTTTCCCAAAAGTGAGTCGTGGCCGGAACTTATTGAGCTGCAAATGCAGCGTGATGTGGCCAGCGGCGTCTTTGTCCATGAAAAGGAAGACTCCGGTACACAGATATTCGAGCGCCCCCTTCAGCGCAGGGAACCTGTGGAGCCGCTGTCACTTGATGAGGCCGCTGTTGCCTTCAAGAGAACGGACAACCCTGTCAGCAGGGCCCGCATCATCCTGCAAAGCCCGGACTTTCTTGATCTGGCGCTTCGTGAAGACCCCCATTCCATGCTGGATCTGGCCCGGCTTTGTGACCGTATGGCGCATGTGCTTCATATGGAAGCGGACGAAAAAATGCGTACCGCTCCGGGAACTCTGGAAAATCCTGAACCCCTGCAAGAACAGCGGGCGGCTGCCGCGCAGCGTATGAGGTTGTAG
- a CDS encoding type IV secretory system conjugative DNA transfer family protein gives MSSDLIPAPMPRAQFVPSHETAYRDGFQDGFAAADMSAAGFVLCGCGMVVLLLACGLLARHTSRLVSTLCRYLDRLGEDGFRYLKSCLLPLLVCIMLTGCAEKTQGDISNPAPIPPTVENAPAPANGNRTKNAFTPHDASYREDGSGQYLAVHTPVDTASGPRPGEPAELTSLLEMKGEKSAGNTAVSRMRPNAIREAAQLVTFQTAIAWRYGQLVRQTERHSAVMDAAFNFSPLLLTQGDALIMPPLIARSGASMRIEDSMTATAATSTYELLEPARYIAAAPHWREFLMMDDFPAPESPHPAVLPRNSEERAIWRSAVREAWAQGLAEADLLYADNVARMTRSYRGAMLYHLLTAQHLLSRIRTASSETGMRTSGKGNLLHIGQRVYRITAPSAFTVSLPTSPKKGAGR, from the coding sequence ATGAGCAGTGATTTGATCCCCGCCCCCATGCCGCGTGCACAGTTTGTACCTTCCCATGAGACAGCCTACAGGGACGGTTTTCAGGACGGATTTGCCGCTGCGGACATGTCTGCCGCTGGTTTCGTACTGTGCGGTTGCGGTATGGTAGTGCTGCTGCTTGCCTGTGGCCTGCTTGCCCGTCATACCTCGCGTCTTGTCTCGACGCTTTGCCGTTATCTTGACCGGCTGGGGGAAGACGGTTTCCGCTATCTTAAATCCTGCCTTCTTCCTTTGCTGGTCTGCATCATGCTGACCGGCTGTGCGGAAAAAACACAGGGAGATATTTCCAATCCCGCCCCGATTCCGCCCACGGTTGAGAATGCTCCCGCACCTGCGAACGGCAACAGGACCAAGAATGCCTTTACGCCTCATGACGCATCCTATCGTGAAGATGGTTCCGGGCAGTATCTGGCGGTTCACACACCAGTGGACACGGCTTCCGGCCCTCGTCCGGGAGAGCCTGCGGAACTGACATCTCTTCTGGAAATGAAGGGAGAAAAAAGCGCCGGCAACACGGCTGTCAGCCGGATGCGTCCCAATGCTATCAGAGAGGCTGCCCAGCTCGTGACATTTCAGACGGCCATTGCCTGGCGCTATGGCCAGCTTGTGAGGCAGACGGAACGCCATAGCGCCGTCATGGATGCCGCTTTCAATTTTTCCCCTCTGCTGCTGACGCAGGGAGATGCGCTGATTATGCCGCCTCTGATTGCGCGATCCGGCGCGTCCATGAGGATTGAAGACAGCATGACGGCCACGGCGGCAACGTCCACCTATGAATTGCTGGAACCGGCCCGCTATATCGCTGCTGCGCCGCACTGGCGCGAATTTCTGATGATGGATGACTTCCCCGCGCCGGAGAGCCCCCACCCCGCGGTACTGCCCAGAAACAGCGAAGAGCGGGCCATCTGGCGCAGTGCCGTGCGTGAAGCCTGGGCACAGGGGCTGGCGGAAGCGGATCTGCTCTATGCGGACAATGTGGCCCGCATGACGCGCAGTTATCGCGGAGCCATGCTCTATCACCTTCTGACAGCGCAGCATCTTCTGAGTCGTATCCGCACGGCATCCTCCGAGACGGGTATGCGCACCTCCGGGAAGGGAAATCTGCTGCATATCGGTCAGCGCGTCTACAGGATTACCGCCCCATCGGCCTTTACGGTTTCGCTGCCGACTTCCCCGAAAAAGGGGGCAGGCAGATGA
- a CDS encoding lytic transglycosylase domain-containing protein, which yields MLFSLVALCFLAGISCAAERARVTLPQTRPLTAACVLDAARAGGLPAAALFGILATEGGKTGEALRNTNGTWDMGPFQVNTVHVDTLAAMGIAPEAVLQDGCVNAYAAAWLLRREYLRTGDIWQAIGAYHSRTPHHRDAYMARVRANLEKLHHRGIAMLPSLQEARP from the coding sequence ATGCTTTTTTCGCTTGTGGCCCTTTGCTTCCTGGCGGGCATCTCCTGTGCCGCCGAACGCGCCAGAGTCACGTTACCGCAGACACGCCCCTTGACGGCGGCCTGCGTTCTTGATGCGGCCCGTGCCGGAGGTCTGCCTGCAGCCGCGCTGTTTGGCATCCTTGCGACAGAAGGCGGCAAGACGGGCGAAGCTCTGCGCAACACCAATGGCACATGGGATATGGGACCGTTTCAAGTCAATACGGTTCATGTCGATACGCTGGCGGCAATGGGCATCGCCCCGGAAGCCGTCCTTCAGGACGGCTGCGTCAATGCGTATGCGGCAGCCTGGCTGCTGCGCAGGGAATACCTGCGTACCGGAGACATCTGGCAGGCCATCGGCGCATATCACTCCAGAACCCCCCATCACCGGGATGCCTATATGGCGCGGGTACGGGCCAATCTGGAGAAGCTGCATCACCGGGGAATTGCCATGTTGCCATCCCTTCAGGAGGCGCGCCCATGA
- a CDS encoding type IV pilus twitching motility protein PilT encodes MTSDYYPYEPRIRWDHGEFNNLLLWATQRGMSDLCLRSGLPAWMRLNGTWRPVTKKAISTDELLAALERLTRNNSVAALIKSGQSDYDFAHEIEESRGVRLRYRGNATPVADGYSTGVKIVFRAIPSMPPALEDLHVEAEILEHAMPPHGLVLVTGVMGSGKSTLLAAILRRIIEKGGRNVSTYEAPIEFDFDAIPHPGGPVSQSTIPEHLKSFLTATRNSTRTAPDVVLIGESRDPDTLRGMIESAEIGVAAYSTVHTRSVPETLSRIINVFPVAERLQVTATLLASLRLVISQRLVPLPDNSGRTALREYLAFTPTIRERLLDTPLERLIPQAEILLGEYGQRIQDAAERAYAAGRIGRENYLAILAERKRREVKA; translated from the coding sequence ATGACTTCGGACTATTATCCATACGAGCCGCGTATCCGCTGGGATCATGGCGAATTCAACAATCTCCTGCTTTGGGCCACACAGCGCGGTATGTCTGATTTATGCCTGCGTTCCGGGCTTCCGGCCTGGATGCGCCTGAACGGAACATGGCGTCCTGTGACAAAGAAGGCCATCTCCACGGATGAGCTGCTGGCAGCGCTGGAGCGTCTGACGCGCAACAATTCCGTTGCCGCCCTGATCAAGTCCGGTCAGTCCGATTATGATTTTGCCCATGAAATAGAGGAATCGCGCGGGGTTCGCCTTCGGTATCGCGGCAATGCCACGCCCGTTGCCGACGGATATTCCACGGGCGTCAAGATTGTCTTTCGGGCAATTCCCTCCATGCCGCCCGCGCTGGAAGACCTGCATGTCGAAGCGGAGATTCTTGAACATGCCATGCCGCCTCATGGGCTGGTTCTGGTCACGGGCGTCATGGGAAGCGGAAAAAGTACGCTGCTTGCCGCCATTCTTCGCCGCATCATTGAAAAAGGCGGGCGCAACGTCAGTACCTATGAAGCTCCCATTGAGTTCGATTTTGACGCCATTCCCCATCCCGGCGGGCCGGTATCGCAAAGCACCATCCCGGAACATCTGAAGTCTTTTCTGACTGCGACGCGCAACAGCACGCGGACAGCCCCGGATGTGGTGCTGATCGGGGAAAGTCGCGACCCCGATACGCTCCGGGGCATGATTGAAAGTGCTGAAATCGGTGTTGCCGCCTATTCGACCGTACATACCCGTTCCGTGCCGGAAACGCTCAGCCGCATCATCAATGTCTTTCCCGTTGCGGAACGTCTTCAGGTTACTGCCACCTTGCTGGCCAGTCTGCGCCTTGTCATTTCGCAGCGCCTTGTCCCTTTGCCGGACAACAGCGGGCGCACGGCCCTGCGCGAATATCTGGCCTTCACGCCGACAATCCGGGAAAGACTGCTGGACACGCCGCTGGAACGTCTGATTCCGCAGGCGGAAATCCTGCTGGGCGAATACGGCCAGCGGATTCAGGACGCTGCGGAACGCGCCTATGCCGCCGGGCGCATCGGCAGGGAGAACTATCTGGCAATTCTGGCGGAACGCAAAAGACGGGAGGTAAAAGCATGA
- the icmT gene encoding IcmT/TraK family protein, whose amino-acid sequence MMTGDILWRDTGITPKILVLDARAVFPLLLWLFHWAWWTASLAMLGIIGLYLVQRTGMSPLACLRAIRTAIMGRRRETRYSETLWRKRCRW is encoded by the coding sequence ATGATGACCGGCGACATTCTCTGGCGGGATACGGGCATTACGCCCAAAATCCTTGTTCTGGATGCCCGCGCCGTCTTTCCGCTGCTTCTGTGGCTTTTCCATTGGGCATGGTGGACGGCAAGCCTTGCGATGCTGGGCATCATCGGTCTGTATCTTGTTCAGCGTACCGGCATGTCGCCTCTTGCCTGCCTTCGCGCCATCCGAACGGCGATTATGGGCAGGAGGCGGGAAACCAGATATTCCGAAACCCTTTGGCGCAAGCGGTGCCGGTGGTAA
- a CDS encoding secretion/conjugation apparatus DotM-related subunit: MSQPSDNRDDLLFLCCALLILFCVVIPGLYAAHCGSINGPLLRLALAQVKIFAPFSEEARTALARLSDIDPASLNWEQMRHILHYSASWIRWPLALILALCFLHVFFHDRVGRLVRRFNMNRLLKNNAASFPCLWPVVERGSYLLSQKSFDSGLWRIARTPGQFALEQGLLLDADGQPFSPEQGLRDGLPDTELPVWGNARLDEAKTLEVLRAQLGKPFENYAELAPCRQALAVAFLAYAGGDKKSGVSILDAMSLSYVEKGEWATCSILQKKTFQYRLKELWERHNALLSERCLSRHAAFELPWFMALLYRARRKGVLANSQFLWLRPLDRPLWYALCQCGGRTAMMEGAAAWAHYHAEEQAGQALSEPHVAAVVHSLRAALNAQGWLTEIFIPPMSGAHDASLPEIVFSKAEDDPEYDANEDQTLAQEQY; this comes from the coding sequence ATGAGTCAGCCTTCCGATAACAGGGATGATCTGCTCTTCCTGTGCTGCGCCTTGCTTATTCTGTTCTGTGTCGTCATTCCGGGATTGTATGCTGCTCACTGCGGCAGTATCAACGGGCCGCTGCTCCGTCTGGCTCTGGCGCAGGTCAAGATATTTGCGCCTTTTTCGGAAGAAGCCCGGACAGCCCTCGCCCGCTTGTCTGACATAGACCCGGCATCGCTGAACTGGGAGCAAATGCGGCATATCCTGCATTACTCCGCTTCCTGGATACGCTGGCCGCTGGCACTGATTCTTGCCCTTTGCTTCCTGCATGTCTTTTTCCATGACCGTGTCGGGCGTCTTGTTCGTCGTTTCAACATGAATCGTCTGCTGAAGAACAATGCGGCCTCCTTCCCCTGTCTGTGGCCTGTTGTCGAGCGTGGCAGCTATCTGCTTTCACAGAAATCCTTTGATAGCGGACTGTGGCGTATTGCCCGCACGCCTGGCCAGTTTGCGCTGGAGCAGGGGCTGCTGCTTGATGCGGACGGACAGCCGTTTTCCCCCGAACAGGGCTTGCGTGACGGACTCCCGGATACGGAACTTCCCGTCTGGGGCAATGCCCGTCTGGACGAGGCAAAAACGCTTGAGGTGCTGCGGGCGCAACTCGGTAAACCGTTTGAGAACTATGCGGAACTTGCGCCATGCCGCCAGGCTCTGGCCGTTGCGTTTCTGGCATACGCAGGTGGGGACAAAAAAAGCGGTGTCTCCATTCTGGATGCCATGTCCCTGTCCTACGTCGAAAAAGGAGAGTGGGCGACGTGCTCCATTCTGCAAAAGAAAACCTTCCAGTATCGCTTGAAAGAACTCTGGGAGCGGCATAACGCGCTGCTCTCCGAGCGCTGCCTTTCCCGCCATGCGGCCTTTGAACTGCCGTGGTTCATGGCCCTGCTGTACCGCGCACGGCGCAAGGGGGTGCTGGCCAATTCGCAATTTCTCTGGCTGCGTCCGCTGGATCGGCCCCTCTGGTATGCGCTCTGCCAATGCGGGGGACGCACGGCCATGATGGAAGGGGCTGCCGCATGGGCGCATTACCATGCGGAAGAACAGGCCGGACAGGCTCTTTCCGAGCCGCATGTGGCCGCTGTCGTGCACAGTCTCAGGGCGGCGCTCAATGCCCAGGGCTGGCTGACGGAGATTTTCATTCCTCCCATGTCCGGCGCCCATGACGCATCCTTGCCGGAAATCGTTTTTTCCAAAGCCGAAGACGATCCCGAATATGACGCTAATGAAGATCAGACTCTGGCGCAGGAACAGTACTGA
- a CDS encoding DNA topoisomerase 3 — protein MRLFIAEKPSLGKAIARGLGGGHTENGHIRCGDDCVTWCFGHLLEPAWPEAYAPEYAQWRREHLPIIPSSWKYVVKQKAAAQLKLIGKLLRDAAAVVNAGDPDREGQLLVDEVLEHFAYRGPVFRIWLPSLDDKSVRIALNDIRDNAPNAPLRDAARARMLADWLVGMNATRALTISGRESGRAEVLSLGRVQTPTLALVVGRDRKIASFTPSDYFVLRVGLAHASGNFSAVFMPSETQGGLDDAGRLVDISQAASIIEQVNGVQGTILESLREKKSTPAPLPHSLSSLQKAASSRFGMSAKRVLDTAQSLYEKKLTTYPRTDCRYLPEEQFEAADGVLKALASIPGLEQCAGKADGKRKSAVWNTRKVTAHHAIVPTGECPEQLSGDERSLFLLIATAFCLQFHPPMRHESQKIVVALGDTRWEATGRRLLEAGWTAFAREQEDEDAQEQPLLPLVEQGDGVRCDTAESVLKKTAPPSRFTEGSLIEAMANVHRHVQDARAKATLRDSNGIGTEATRANIIETLKERGYLAVEKKSLVSTPLGREVIDLTPPALKDPVTTAAWEERLESIAQGKESLEFFLEEQKRILPELLAPILERKQKPLYPCPDCGAALLRRKSKKDGSWFWGCSAYPACKRLLPDDKGKPGTPRARPVLSEHVCPVCGRALILRTGAKGEFFGCSGYPACKQIYPVGANGAPDTKKRSRK, from the coding sequence ATGAGACTTTTTATTGCCGAAAAACCCAGTCTTGGAAAGGCCATCGCCAGAGGACTTGGCGGCGGTCATACGGAAAACGGGCATATCAGGTGCGGTGACGATTGCGTTACCTGGTGCTTCGGACACCTTCTTGAACCTGCATGGCCCGAAGCCTACGCGCCGGAATATGCGCAATGGCGGCGTGAGCATCTGCCCATCATTCCTTCTTCCTGGAAATATGTCGTCAAGCAAAAGGCGGCTGCCCAGCTCAAGCTCATCGGGAAATTGCTGCGTGACGCGGCTGCCGTTGTCAATGCCGGTGATCCGGATCGCGAAGGGCAGCTTCTTGTTGACGAGGTGCTTGAACATTTCGCCTATCGCGGCCCAGTGTTCCGTATCTGGCTTCCCTCTCTTGATGACAAGTCTGTTCGTATCGCGCTGAACGATATCAGGGACAATGCGCCCAACGCCCCGTTGCGGGATGCCGCACGCGCCCGGATGCTGGCCGACTGGCTGGTGGGCATGAATGCCACTCGTGCCCTGACCATTTCGGGCAGAGAAAGCGGGAGAGCGGAAGTGCTGTCCCTGGGGCGCGTACAAACGCCCACACTGGCGCTGGTCGTTGGTCGCGACAGGAAAATCGCCAGTTTTACCCCCTCGGATTATTTCGTGTTGCGCGTCGGGCTTGCTCATGCCAGCGGCAACTTCTCAGCCGTCTTTATGCCTTCTGAAACACAGGGCGGGCTGGATGACGCCGGACGTCTTGTGGACATATCACAGGCTGCATCCATCATTGAGCAGGTCAATGGGGTACAGGGGACTATTCTGGAATCCCTGCGGGAGAAGAAAAGCACTCCCGCTCCCTTGCCGCACTCTCTGTCTTCGCTGCAAAAGGCCGCCTCTTCCCGGTTCGGCATGTCCGCGAAGCGCGTCCTTGATACCGCCCAATCCCTTTATGAAAAAAAGCTGACCACCTACCCCAGAACTGACTGCCGGTATCTACCGGAGGAGCAGTTTGAGGCAGCTGACGGAGTCCTGAAGGCACTGGCCTCGATTCCGGGTCTGGAACAGTGCGCGGGCAAGGCGGACGGCAAAAGAAAAAGTGCTGTCTGGAATACCCGGAAGGTAACAGCGCATCATGCCATTGTTCCCACCGGCGAATGCCCGGAACAGCTCTCCGGGGATGAACGCTCTCTGTTTTTGCTGATCGCCACAGCCTTCTGCCTGCAATTTCATCCTCCCATGCGCCATGAATCGCAGAAAATCGTGGTTGCTCTTGGAGATACCCGCTGGGAAGCCACGGGACGCCGTCTTCTGGAAGCCGGGTGGACGGCCTTTGCCAGAGAGCAGGAAGACGAAGATGCGCAGGAACAGCCCCTTCTTCCTCTGGTGGAACAGGGGGACGGCGTGCGGTGTGACACTGCGGAAAGCGTGCTCAAAAAGACTGCTCCGCCTTCCAGATTTACAGAAGGAAGTTTGATTGAGGCAATGGCCAATGTCCATCGCCATGTTCAGGATGCACGGGCAAAAGCCACACTCAGGGACAGCAATGGCATCGGGACAGAAGCCACTCGCGCCAACATCATCGAAACCCTGAAGGAACGCGGTTATCTGGCTGTTGAGAAGAAATCGCTTGTTTCCACGCCTCTTGGAAGAGAAGTCATCGACCTGACGCCCCCGGCGCTGAAAGACCCCGTCACCACAGCCGCCTGGGAAGAGCGACTGGAATCCATAGCGCAGGGAAAGGAATCTCTGGAATTCTTCCTTGAGGAGCAGAAGCGCATTCTGCCCGAACTGCTGGCCCCGATTCTGGAGCGTAAACAGAAGCCGCTTTATCCCTGCCCGGACTGCGGCGCGGCCCTTCTGCGCCGCAAAAGCAAAAAAGACGGCTCATGGTTCTGGGGCTGCTCCGCCTATCCGGCCTGCAAGCGTCTGCTGCCCGATGACAAGGGCAAACCCGGCACTCCCAGGGCCAGACCGGTACTATCTGAACATGTCTGCCCCGTTTGTGGCAGGGCGCTGATACTGCGGACAGGTGCAAAAGGCGAGTTCTTTGGCTGTTCGGGCTATCCCGCCTGCAAGCAAATCTATCCTGTCGGCGCAAATGGCGCTCCCGACACGAAAAAAAGGAGCAGGAAATGA
- a CDS encoding DotD/TraH family lipoprotein (Members of this family include DotD of type IVB secretion systems and TraH of plasmid conjugative plasmid systems, both lipoproteins.): MFQKFAMCLCCLWLCACAVRESASSVPSPADIVSTTLGQAAEQAHEDLAMVARLRGQGMQPLLPPPDPALQRPVSVAWTGPMEGALKEICLQVGYRYQEVGRPSAQTMTVVVRGQNRPAYELLEDIAWQAQPLAFVRVDPINRTITLARTSDREKRS, from the coding sequence ATGTTTCAAAAATTTGCAATGTGCCTGTGCTGCCTTTGGCTTTGTGCCTGCGCGGTCAGGGAAAGCGCATCGTCTGTACCGTCCCCTGCGGATATCGTTTCCACAACTCTCGGTCAGGCTGCGGAACAGGCGCATGAAGACCTGGCTATGGTCGCCAGATTGCGCGGTCAGGGAATGCAGCCACTGTTGCCGCCTCCTGATCCGGCATTGCAACGTCCCGTGTCCGTGGCATGGACAGGGCCGATGGAAGGAGCGCTCAAGGAAATATGCCTGCAAGTCGGCTATCGCTATCAGGAAGTGGGGAGGCCGTCCGCCCAGACCATGACTGTTGTTGTACGGGGGCAGAATCGCCCCGCGTATGAGCTGCTGGAGGATATTGCCTGGCAGGCGCAGCCGCTGGCTTTTGTGCGTGTCGATCCCATCAACAGAACCATTACGCTGGCAAGAACATCCGACAGGGAGAAGCGGTCATGA
- a CDS encoding DotA/TraY family protein codes for MAASDIPATSEVLLETDGSKQILDAFLGKGWDAWGQGLGGSQAAELMLQLFSVFNLVALAVISALFVWVSAIAVAGTAHEGVPFGKRYSSLWMPVRFVGAMGALAPIFKGLSLFQVAILACIGFSINLGNYVWELGTDYFVEHGGQMSVQAPPQNVSHYAAITNGALESLTLQYYMSERRGLNVSPGGAWQYSGNWFQSGGEYTFIFSGNAGSISVSCVNEGDALCRGKVNAVGAAISSLSAVARELANPDTPASAIPARALYDAADQVNEAILSNLQEYARQGQLQSKLGEFQEWAARYGWIMAGSSYWSVAWINQEVREAMYSGIAYSPHEYTESELHAQMRGLQDYEAVRERVANYIKTAYSIRREIPRAASTPAVTDEGRAFDEIINWLRSTLNQLVAGNILPVAVEKLSSQDPILAVSNVGDYLIGTAWGLASALGVVDVTHALGKALPLVGKAVPNLDKYISFALFSVFLPLLLYGLALAYYLPAIPFIRWISALVGWIILIVEALVAAPLWLCAHALPEGDGAAGQHGRRGYILLLGIVIRPPLMVTGFFAAILLMNVLGRLVGAGFELFIAGTAQTRIIGITGTFAMLVILGIVVIMAANKFFSLIHYLPEHVTNWIGQQFHSLGEKEDQAGAKNVFVGSTNAVSSGAHGARELRGDAVRRWNQPPSVAPEAPQAAAPSESISQESFRS; via the coding sequence ATGGCCGCTTCTGACATTCCCGCCACTTCGGAAGTCCTGCTGGAAACGGACGGCAGCAAACAGATTCTTGATGCCTTTCTGGGAAAGGGCTGGGATGCCTGGGGGCAAGGGCTTGGCGGTTCGCAGGCTGCGGAACTGATGCTGCAACTTTTCAGCGTCTTTAATCTCGTGGCTCTGGCTGTCATTTCCGCGCTGTTCGTCTGGGTGTCAGCCATTGCCGTAGCTGGAACTGCCCATGAGGGTGTACCTTTCGGCAAGCGGTACAGCTCTCTCTGGATGCCTGTGCGTTTTGTGGGAGCTATGGGGGCGCTTGCTCCTATTTTCAAGGGATTGAGCCTCTTTCAGGTTGCCATTCTGGCCTGCATCGGTTTTTCCATCAATCTCGGCAACTACGTCTGGGAACTGGGAACAGACTACTTTGTGGAACATGGGGGGCAGATGTCCGTGCAGGCTCCGCCCCAGAATGTCTCCCACTATGCGGCCATTACCAATGGCGCTTTGGAATCCCTGACGCTCCAGTATTACATGAGCGAGCGGCGCGGTCTGAATGTCTCTCCGGGGGGCGCATGGCAGTACAGCGGAAACTGGTTTCAGTCCGGTGGTGAATATACGTTCATCTTCAGTGGCAATGCCGGAAGTATCAGCGTCAGCTGTGTTAATGAAGGCGACGCCTTGTGCCGAGGGAAGGTCAATGCAGTCGGGGCGGCCATTTCGTCTCTTTCGGCTGTTGCCCGTGAGCTGGCCAATCCTGACACGCCAGCGTCAGCCATTCCGGCCCGTGCCCTCTATGACGCTGCGGATCAAGTTAATGAGGCCATTCTTTCCAATCTGCAAGAGTATGCCCGACAAGGCCAGCTTCAGAGCAAGCTCGGAGAGTTTCAGGAATGGGCTGCCCGCTACGGCTGGATCATGGCCGGTTCTTCCTACTGGTCTGTGGCGTGGATCAATCAAGAAGTTCGGGAAGCCATGTATTCCGGCATTGCCTACAGTCCGCATGAATACACGGAATCGGAACTTCATGCGCAAATGCGCGGCTTACAGGATTACGAAGCCGTCAGGGAACGGGTAGCGAACTATATCAAGACCGCCTATTCCATCCGCCGGGAAATTCCCCGCGCGGCCTCCACTCCCGCCGTTACGGATGAGGGCAGGGCCTTTGACGAGATTATCAACTGGCTGCGCTCCACGCTGAATCAGCTTGTTGCCGGGAATATCCTTCCTGTTGCGGTTGAGAAACTCTCCAGTCAGGACCCCATTCTGGCGGTTTCCAATGTGGGAGACTACCTGATTGGCACAGCCTGGGGCCTTGCTTCTGCTCTGGGCGTTGTGGACGTGACGCACGCTCTCGGCAAGGCACTGCCTCTTGTCGGCAAGGCCGTTCCCAATCTGGACAAATATATTTCCTTTGCGCTGTTTTCCGTCTTTCTCCCCCTTCTGCTGTACGGCCTGGCACTGGCCTATTATCTGCCGGCCATTCCCTTCATTCGCTGGATTTCCGCGCTGGTGGGCTGGATCATCCTTATCGTGGAAGCCCTTGTTGCGGCCCCTCTCTGGCTTTGTGCCCATGCGTTACCCGAAGGCGACGGCGCAGCCGGTCAACATGGCAGGCGCGGCTACATCCTTTTGCTGGGCATCGTCATTCGTCCTCCTTTGATGGTGACAGGCTTTTTTGCCGCGATTCTCTTGATGAATGTGCTGGGCCGACTTGTCGGGGCGGGGTTTGAGCTGTTCATTGCCGGAACGGCACAGACCAGAATAATCGGCATAACAGGCACGTTCGCCATGCTGGTTATCCTTGGCATTGTCGTCATCATGGCGGCTAACAAGTTTTTTTCCCTCATTCACTACCTACCGGAACATGTGACGAACTGGATTGGACAGCAGTTTCATAGCCTTGGAGAAAAGGAAGATCAGGCCGGAGCCAAGAATGTTTTTGTCGGCTCCACCAATGCTGTCAGTTCCGGGGCGCATGGAGCGCGTGAACTGCGCGGGGATGCCGTGCGACGCTGGAATCAGCCGCCGTCCGTGGCCCCGGAAGCCCCACAGGCTGCCGCCCCATCTGAATCTATTTCACAGGAGAGCTTCAGGAGCTGA